In Anomaloglossus baeobatrachus isolate aAnoBae1 chromosome 2, aAnoBae1.hap1, whole genome shotgun sequence, the DNA window TACCAGTTGGAATGGTTTATTCGTGGAACTCCAAAACAGTCTAGAGAGGAACAGAGCATttcagaaaagagagaagagagggccTTACAGGAGTCAGCAGGACGTGATCTTACCCAAGTTACCAGCTTAAAGGAAAAGTTGGAATTCACCCCTAAAGCTGTTCTAAACCGCAACAGACAAGAGAAGAGTTGAGAAAACTTTATGCTGTACTCTTTCTGAAATTATTTTGGAGTGTTACTGGAATAACAC includes these proteins:
- the SMIM12 gene encoding small integral membrane protein 12, whose product is MWPVLWAALRTYAPYVTFPVALVVGTVGYQLEWFIRGTPKQSREEQSISEKREERALQESAGRDLTQVTSLKEKLEFTPKAVLNRNRQEKS